One Coregonus clupeaformis isolate EN_2021a unplaced genomic scaffold, ASM2061545v1 scaf1784, whole genome shotgun sequence genomic region harbors:
- the LOC121572560 gene encoding uncharacterized protein LOC121572560, which translates to MLVRELAVLNTQICKIEQHISISRAGMMVLDELSSQLEEVAIHLQYVDEEVRQQPCLALIPWSGPLWVSNAPVKLQPIYYLTHAGRMLVREMAMLNTQIFTMEQPIIISFTPARRMVWEELSSQNEQYVDEEVGHRSCLALIPWSVPLCVPIFPVFSKAKPVYYLTRAGRMLVTELAVLNTQTSKLVIEEPTIHLTEAGRLVLDELSAPSDSHSQPNREDSGFPYEKLQLVGNWGSFHFHYWNIHYGRVQQNEEDMHHLCIVRGVEKQLWWSRVIQEKILDPWGLVQVVLTNKKLIGIKFLGRRIHGLMSGLVKRRSEFTYYEDAQQVDISTTVEGYQERGDEMMAYQFSTSDIITTPHEPSSGSSHQSPQNSPPPPFPSDSPPSPPPPYHSTQDQDQTPDSTPQEFEEEFVEEQNNAADVPQLRRYFEYQGTTNFSLRLAAIRRAMEALTSSDSTSLNYLTHAGRMVLSGLSELNQQDVRQFQQAYDLLVNFINEPANRERLEQEMALVGIDRINFADVFYEFVLLSLLEGKTSLPISEPGSFLYLLLQVIMRIDPPGGAWTEAAENFYLLVKDQMKAWLQSIFNLNESIYESPERLSGEVMRNLEIQVEFLLSSLD; encoded by the exons atgctggtgagagagctggcagtgttaaacacacag ATTTGCAAGATTGAGCAGCACATTTCCATCTCTCGTGCTGGCATGATGGTATTGGATGAACTGTCCTCTCAGCTTGAAGAGGTAGCCATTCATCTGCAG TACGTGGATGAGGAGGTTCGGCAGCagccctgtctggctttaatcccttggtctggacctctgtgggTTTCAAACGCC cctgtcaaactgcagccaaTTTATTATCTTACCCACGCTGggaggatgctggtgagagagatggcaatgttaaacacacag atTTTCACAATGGAGCAGCCCATTATCATCAGTTTCACTCCTGCTAGGAGGATGGTATGGGAGGAACTGTCCTCTCAAAATGAACAG tatgtggatgaggaggttgggcaccggtcctgtctggctttaatcccttggtctgtaCCCTTGTGTGTTCCTATCTTT cctgtcttctccaaGGCCAAACCAGTCTACTACCTCACTCGTGCTGGGAGAATGCTGGTAACAGAGCTTgcagtgttaaacacacag ACTTCCAAATTGGTTATTGAGGAGCCTACCATTCACCTCACTGAAGCTGGGAGGCTAGTGCTTGACGAACTGTCAGCACCTTCAGATAGCCATTCACAG CCAAATAGGGAAGACTCTGGTTTTCCCTATGAGAAGTTGCAGCTGGTTGGGAACTGGGGTTCGTTTCATTTCCATTACTGGAATATCCATTATGGACGAGTGCAG CAAAATGAAGAGGACATGCATCACCTGTGCATTGTGAGGGGAGTTGAGAAGCAGCTGTGGTGGAGCAGAGTCATCCAGGAAAAAATCCTGGACCCATGG GGTCTCGTCCAGGTGGTCCTCACCAACAAGAAGCTGATTGGTATTAAG TTCCTTGGTAGAAGGATCCATGGACTCATGTCCGGCCTTGTCAAGAGGAGGTCTGAGTTCACCTAttatgaggatgcccag CAGGTGGATATCTCCACCACAGTGGAGGGGTAccaggagaggggggatgagatgaTGGCATATCAGTTCTCCacctctgacatcatcaccacccCTCATGAGCCGTCCTCTGGCTCCTCTCACCAGTCCCCCCAGAATTCTCCgcctccccctttcccttccgattcccctcccagtccccctccaccttaccactccacccaggaccaggaccagacccctgacagcactcctcag GAGTTTGAGGAGGAGTTTGTGGAGGAGCAAAATAATGCTGCAGATGTGCCCCAGTTGCG GCGTTACTTTGAATACCAAGGGACAACCAACTTCTCTCTGAGGCTGGCCGCTATCAGACGTGCTATGGAG GCTCTGACATCCTCAGACAGTACCTCCCTCAATTACCTCACCCACGCTGGGAGGATGGTGTTGAGTGGACTATCCGAGCTCAACCAGCAG gatgtgaggcAGTTTCAGCAGGCCTACGACCTACTGGTGAACTTCATTAATGAGCCAGCAAACAGGGAGCGACTAGAGCAGGAGATGGCTCTCGTAGGA ATCGACCGCATCAACTTCGCAGATGTTTTTTATGAATTCGTTCTACTAAGCCTTCTAGAAGGAAAGACATCTCTTCCTATATCT GAGCCTGGTAGCTTCCTTTATCTGCTCCTGCAAGTCATAATGAGGATTGACCCTCCTGGAGGAGCCTGGACAGAGGCTGCTGAGAACTTCTACCTCCTCGTTAAG GACCAGATGAAGGCATGGCTACAATCCATCTTCAACCTCAATGAGTCAATCTATGAAAGCCCAGAGAGGCTCTCGGGGGAGGTGATGCGGAATCTAGAAATACAGGTTGAGTTCCTGCTGTCCAGCCTGGATTAA